Proteins encoded together in one Geothermobacter hydrogeniphilus window:
- a CDS encoding CdaR family protein produces the protein MLSSLAQNWFLKLISLIFALVLWFFVMGERRQEIGLSVPLNLGNIPEGMMIANEVPNLIDVRISGPRTLLMNLSPQDISISVDLKGLEPGITSFKRLDERLNIPSALRVTRLSPSYVDVKLERVKKKSVPVKVAVSGEPPEGYKLVKVSIKPSKVTIEGAESELKNVHQVQTEPVDLTGVKESFTLMVPVAYRGTYTRLIGQAAVEVQVTIKGPPEPEGNLVEKVPAEAAGGAKGSAGKKQDTK, from the coding sequence ATGCTGAGTAGTCTGGCGCAAAACTGGTTCCTGAAACTGATTTCACTGATCTTCGCTCTGGTTCTGTGGTTTTTTGTCATGGGAGAACGACGACAGGAAATCGGCCTCTCCGTCCCCCTCAACCTCGGCAATATCCCGGAGGGGATGATGATTGCCAACGAAGTGCCGAATCTGATCGATGTGCGTATCAGTGGGCCACGTACCCTGCTGATGAATCTCAGCCCGCAGGATATCAGTATTTCTGTCGATCTGAAGGGCCTTGAACCGGGAATCACTTCCTTTAAGCGACTTGATGAACGGCTCAATATCCCCAGCGCGTTGCGTGTCACGCGACTCTCTCCCTCCTATGTCGACGTCAAGCTGGAACGGGTTAAAAAGAAGAGTGTTCCGGTCAAGGTGGCTGTCAGCGGTGAACCGCCCGAAGGCTACAAACTGGTCAAGGTCAGTATCAAACCGTCAAAGGTTACGATCGAGGGTGCCGAGAGTGAGCTGAAAAATGTCCACCAGGTCCAGACCGAGCCGGTTGACCTGACCGGGGTCAAGGAGAGTTTTACGCTGATGGTGCCGGTTGCTTATCGCGGCACCTATACCAGGTTGATTGGACAGGCGGCGGTTGAAGTGCAGGTCACAATTAAGGGCCCCCCTGAGCCGGAGGGCAACCTGGTAGAAAAGGTCCCGGCTGAAGCTGCCGGTGGTGCCAAGGGCTCCGCCGGCAAAAAACAGGACACAAAATGA
- the ftsH gene encoding ATP-dependent zinc metalloprotease FtsH translates to MNQFYKNLALWLVISLVMILLFNMMTQHGQDQKPISYTAFLEAVNDGQVKEVTIQGPNLEGRYEDGKTFKTYIPDDPELIKDLRAKGVVIQARPEEDRSFWFTLLVSWGPILLLIGVWIFFMRQMQSGGGKAMSFGKSRAKLLNDGQARVTFKDVAGIDEAKDELEEIVAYLRDPKKFSRLGGRIPKGVLLVGAPGTGKTLLARAIAGEAGVPFFSISGSDFVEMFVGVGASRVRDLFVQGKKQAPCIIFIDEIDAVGRHRGAGLGGGHDEREQTLNQLLVEMDGFESNEGVILIAATNRPDVLDPALLRPGRFDRQVVVPRPDIKGRLKILQVHARKVQMADNVDLETVARGTPGFSGADLANLVNEAALLAARADKNRVETAELEAAKDKVMMGAERRSMVITEEEKKVTAYHEAGHALVSQYIPGADPVHKVSIIPRGRAMGVTMYLPEEEKYNETKDGLHTKICTLLGGRVAEELTFDSVTSGAANDLERATAIARKMVCEWGMSDTLGPLTFGEKEGEVFLGRDMGHMKNYSEDTARQIDGEIQAIVTSNYQRTRQILADHKAELNRVAEALLERENLDAQELKALVFPAEEPPADRDSDRRAAPESDAPESDAPES, encoded by the coding sequence GTGAACCAGTTTTATAAAAATCTCGCTCTGTGGTTGGTCATTTCCCTGGTCATGATCCTGCTGTTCAACATGATGACACAGCATGGACAGGATCAGAAGCCGATCAGCTACACGGCATTTTTAGAGGCCGTCAATGACGGTCAGGTCAAGGAAGTCACCATCCAGGGGCCAAATCTCGAAGGCCGTTACGAGGACGGCAAGACTTTCAAGACCTACATTCCGGATGATCCTGAACTGATCAAGGATCTTCGTGCCAAGGGGGTTGTCATCCAGGCGCGTCCCGAGGAGGATCGCAGTTTCTGGTTTACCCTGCTGGTTTCCTGGGGGCCGATTCTGCTGCTGATCGGGGTTTGGATCTTTTTCATGCGCCAGATGCAGTCCGGCGGCGGCAAGGCGATGAGTTTCGGCAAGAGCCGGGCCAAACTGCTCAACGACGGTCAGGCCCGGGTGACCTTCAAGGATGTCGCCGGAATCGATGAGGCCAAGGATGAACTTGAGGAAATCGTCGCCTATCTCAGGGATCCGAAAAAGTTCTCCCGGCTTGGCGGCCGTATTCCCAAGGGGGTATTGCTGGTCGGGGCACCGGGAACCGGCAAGACATTGCTGGCTCGGGCGATAGCCGGTGAAGCCGGGGTCCCCTTCTTTTCCATCTCCGGTTCTGATTTTGTCGAGATGTTCGTCGGTGTCGGTGCCAGCAGGGTGCGAGACCTGTTCGTGCAGGGAAAGAAGCAGGCGCCCTGTATCATTTTTATTGATGAGATCGATGCCGTCGGCAGGCACCGCGGAGCCGGTCTGGGGGGCGGTCACGATGAACGTGAGCAGACTCTCAACCAGTTGCTGGTCGAGATGGACGGGTTCGAATCCAACGAAGGCGTGATTCTGATCGCGGCCACCAACCGTCCCGACGTTCTCGACCCCGCGCTTTTGCGTCCCGGCCGTTTCGACCGTCAGGTAGTGGTGCCGCGTCCTGACATCAAGGGACGGTTGAAAATCCTGCAGGTTCATGCCCGCAAGGTGCAGATGGCGGACAATGTCGATCTGGAGACCGTTGCCCGCGGCACGCCCGGGTTTTCCGGGGCCGATCTGGCCAACCTGGTCAATGAGGCGGCTCTGCTTGCCGCTCGTGCTGACAAGAACCGGGTTGAAACCGCGGAACTTGAGGCCGCCAAGGACAAGGTAATGATGGGTGCGGAGCGTCGTTCGATGGTCATTACCGAGGAAGAGAAAAAGGTGACGGCCTATCACGAGGCGGGGCATGCGCTGGTTTCCCAGTACATTCCGGGTGCTGATCCGGTGCACAAGGTTTCGATCATTCCCCGGGGGAGGGCCATGGGGGTCACCATGTATCTGCCCGAAGAAGAAAAATACAATGAAACCAAGGATGGACTGCATACCAAGATCTGCACCCTGCTTGGCGGTCGGGTGGCCGAAGAACTGACCTTCGACAGTGTTACCTCCGGTGCCGCCAATGACCTGGAACGGGCCACGGCCATAGCCCGCAAGATGGTCTGTGAATGGGGGATGAGTGACACCCTCGGTCCCCTGACCTTCGGTGAAAAGGAGGGTGAGGTTTTCCTCGGTCGTGATATGGGCCACATGAAGAATTACAGTGAGGACACGGCACGGCAGATCGATGGGGAAATTCAGGCGATCGTCACCTCCAATTATCAGCGTACCCGGCAGATTCTGGCGGATCATAAGGCCGAACTGAATCGGGTTGCCGAGGCGTTGCTTGAACGGGAAAACCTGGATGCCCAGGAGCTCAAGGCCCTGGTTTTCCCCGCTGAGGAGCCCCCGGCGGACAGGGATTCCGACAGGCGGGCCGCCCCGGAGTCCGATGCCCCGGAGTCCGATGCCCCGGAGTCCTGA
- the folP gene encoding dihydropteroate synthase, translating into MPFHVQAPAPVLEGRECRIQLDRPRIMGILNLTPDSFYDGGCYTGLDEALRHAERMMAEGVDLIDVGGESTRPGAAVVSEEEELARVVPVVEALAGRLGPVISVDTSKSRVARECLAAGAHFVNDISGLTFDAGMAQVVAAAGAGLFLMHTPARPDRMQQQTGYNDLLGEVVAFLRRAMELAEAAGVPHAKLAVDPGIGFGKDVTGNLELLRRLSELQCLGVPILLGTSRKSFIGRILDQQDPEQRLAGTLATVALGVSQGAMLHRVHDVAAARQAALMAWAVCRDPVVC; encoded by the coding sequence ATGCCCTTCCATGTACAGGCTCCGGCCCCTGTCCTTGAGGGTAGAGAGTGTCGGATCCAGCTTGACCGCCCGCGAATCATGGGGATTCTCAATCTGACCCCTGATTCCTTTTATGACGGCGGCTGTTACACGGGTCTGGATGAGGCTCTGCGCCATGCGGAACGGATGATGGCTGAAGGCGTCGACCTGATCGATGTCGGCGGCGAAAGTACCCGTCCCGGTGCCGCGGTTGTCAGCGAAGAAGAAGAGCTGGCCCGGGTTGTGCCGGTGGTTGAGGCCCTTGCCGGGCGGCTTGGACCGGTCATTTCGGTCGATACCAGCAAGAGTCGGGTGGCACGCGAATGCCTTGCCGCCGGTGCTCATTTCGTCAACGATATCAGCGGCCTCACCTTTGATGCCGGGATGGCTCAGGTGGTTGCTGCTGCCGGAGCCGGGCTGTTTCTGATGCACACGCCGGCACGCCCGGACCGGATGCAGCAGCAGACCGGCTACAATGATCTCTTAGGTGAAGTTGTTGCCTTTCTGCGTCGGGCCATGGAGCTGGCCGAGGCGGCCGGTGTTCCCCATGCAAAGCTGGCGGTTGACCCCGGTATCGGTTTCGGCAAGGATGTGACCGGAAATCTTGAACTTCTGCGCCGTCTTTCCGAGTTGCAGTGTCTTGGAGTGCCGATTCTCCTGGGGACTTCACGCAAGAGTTTTATCGGTCGGATACTCGACCAGCAGGATCCGGAGCAGCGCCTTGCCGGAACCCTGGCGACGGTGGCGCTGGGGGTCAGCCAGGGGGCCATGCTGCACCGGGTGCATGATGTCGCCGCGGCACGCCAGGCGGCGCTGATGGCCTGGGCGGTTTGTCGCGATCCCGTTGTCTGTTAG
- the acpS gene encoding holo-ACP synthase has translation MQLSSSIAGLGVDLVRISRFEKLLADPSRAVLRRLFTASERDDCLARAVPARHFAARFAAKEALLKAYGLGLRQGLSWQDMEVVRDALGKPSFVLTGKAAELQAERGLLPPVLSYSHDGDYAMATVILEKLCES, from the coding sequence ATGCAGTTGTCATCTTCCATTGCCGGGTTGGGCGTCGACCTGGTTCGCATTTCCCGTTTTGAAAAATTGCTTGCCGACCCGTCCCGGGCGGTTCTCAGGCGGCTGTTCACCGCTTCGGAACGGGATGACTGCCTGGCCCGGGCGGTTCCGGCCCGTCACTTCGCCGCCCGCTTCGCCGCCAAGGAGGCACTGCTCAAGGCTTATGGCCTCGGCCTGCGTCAGGGGCTCAGCTGGCAGGATATGGAGGTGGTTCGTGACGCGCTGGGAAAACCATCCTTTGTCCTGACGGGAAAGGCGGCCGAACTGCAGGCGGAGCGCGGGTTGCTGCCGCCGGTACTCTCCTACAGCCATGACGGTGATTACGCCATGGCAACTGTTATACTGGAGAAGTTATGCGAGTCCTGA
- the argS gene encoding arginine--tRNA ligase yields MKKQLEKHIVTALESCFAEETLDSAQLPSGWTIEVPGNPDHGDFASNVAMTMARAERKAPRKIAEILIAALGRVDGPWERIEIAGPGFINFYLKRGCWYAVLDQVLSQGQSYGLAAEPGGERIQVEFVSANPTGPLHIGHGRGAVVGDAVASLLEAAGHQVQREYYINDAGNQITLLGRSIWLRLREQAGCPVDFPEDGYQGEYIREVAASLAAEQPTLVDAPEAEAVPICSSYGVKLLLGKIEEDLGCFGIRFDNWYRESSLYERDLVAEELGKLKKLGLTFEKDGALWLRTTDYGDDKDRVLIRSDGSPTYFASDVAYHMEKFDRGFSRVIDVWGADHHGYVPRMKAMLAGLGREPEALQVLMIQMVNLLRGGEPVSMGKRSGQFVTLREVVDEVGRDACRFFFLMRRADSQLDFDLELAKQQSNDNPVYYVQYAHARICSINRNAAEQGLQVPGVGEADVDRLTGAEELALAKMLYQYPETLATAARNLEPHRVIYYLQDLAAMFHSYYNRCRVLGEDVETGRARLYLFNGVRQVLENALRLLGVSAPERM; encoded by the coding sequence ATGAAAAAACAACTAGAAAAGCATATTGTCACCGCTCTTGAATCCTGCTTTGCCGAGGAAACCCTCGATTCCGCCCAGTTGCCGTCCGGCTGGACCATCGAGGTTCCCGGCAACCCGGACCATGGTGATTTCGCCAGCAATGTGGCCATGACCATGGCTCGCGCCGAGCGCAAGGCCCCGCGCAAGATCGCCGAAATCCTGATTGCGGCTCTCGGCCGGGTTGACGGTCCCTGGGAGCGGATCGAGATCGCCGGCCCCGGTTTCATCAACTTTTATCTCAAACGCGGCTGCTGGTACGCGGTCCTCGACCAGGTCCTGAGCCAGGGACAATCCTACGGATTGGCGGCTGAGCCCGGTGGTGAGAGGATCCAGGTCGAATTCGTCAGCGCCAATCCCACCGGGCCCCTGCATATCGGCCATGGCCGCGGCGCGGTGGTCGGCGATGCCGTGGCCTCACTGCTGGAGGCGGCCGGACATCAGGTCCAGCGCGAATACTATATCAACGACGCCGGCAACCAGATCACTCTGCTCGGCCGTTCGATCTGGCTGCGGTTGCGCGAGCAGGCCGGCTGTCCCGTCGATTTCCCCGAAGATGGCTATCAGGGGGAGTACATTCGTGAAGTTGCGGCCTCGCTGGCCGCGGAACAGCCGACTCTGGTGGATGCGCCGGAAGCCGAGGCGGTGCCGATCTGCAGCTCCTATGGCGTCAAGCTGCTGCTGGGTAAAATTGAGGAAGACCTGGGCTGTTTCGGCATTCGTTTCGACAACTGGTACCGGGAGTCGTCTCTCTACGAGCGTGACCTGGTGGCCGAAGAGTTGGGCAAGCTGAAAAAACTCGGCCTGACCTTCGAAAAGGACGGCGCCCTCTGGCTGCGGACCACCGACTACGGTGATGACAAGGACCGGGTGCTGATCCGTTCCGACGGCAGCCCAACCTATTTTGCCTCGGATGTCGCCTACCACATGGAAAAATTCGATCGTGGTTTTTCGCGGGTGATCGATGTCTGGGGGGCGGACCACCATGGCTATGTTCCGCGTATGAAGGCGATGCTGGCCGGTCTCGGCCGAGAGCCGGAAGCGCTGCAGGTGCTGATGATTCAGATGGTCAACCTGCTGCGGGGCGGAGAACCGGTGTCGATGGGGAAACGTTCCGGCCAGTTTGTCACTCTGCGTGAAGTGGTTGACGAAGTCGGTCGGGATGCCTGCCGTTTCTTCTTCCTCATGCGGCGGGCCGACAGCCAGCTCGATTTCGATCTTGAGCTGGCCAAACAGCAGAGCAATGACAACCCGGTCTACTATGTCCAGTATGCCCATGCCCGGATCTGCAGCATCAACCGCAACGCGGCCGAGCAGGGATTGCAGGTGCCGGGGGTCGGAGAAGCCGATGTCGATCGACTGACCGGGGCCGAAGAACTGGCGCTGGCCAAGATGCTGTACCAGTATCCCGAAACATTGGCGACGGCGGCCCGCAATCTGGAGCCGCACCGGGTTATTTATTATCTGCAGGATCTCGCCGCCATGTTTCACAGTTATTACAATCGTTGCCGGGTGTTGGGTGAAGATGTCGAAACCGGCCGGGCCAGACTCTATCTGTTCAACGGTGTTCGCCAGGTTCTCGAAAACGCCCTGCGGCTGCTGGGTGTCAGCGCGCCGGAACGGATGTAG
- the glmM gene encoding phosphoglucosamine mutase: MKKKLFGTDGVRGVANIHPMTSEIAMQLGRAVAYIFKDGVKRHRIVIGKDTRLSGYMIENALAAGICSMGVDVLLVGPLPTPGIAFITSSMRADAGVVISASHNPYQDNGIKFFSGDGFKLPDEQELSIEDLIFSKKIDALRPIAAEVGKAFRIDDAGGRYIVFLKNSFPRDLDLKGLKIVLDCAHGAAYKVAPAVLEELGAEVVRLGVSPDGTNINAGCGSLHPEGIAEAVRENRADLGIALDGDADRVIFVDEFGNEVDGDHIMAICATRMLDSGTLANNTLVATVMSNLGLELAMREAGGRMVRTAVGDRYVVEEMRRNGYNFGGEQSGHMIFLDHNTTGDGMLSALQVLAIMQRSGRRLSELARVMTALPQVLVNVRVAERRDLSGCPGVQKAVAAVEQKLGREGRVLIRYSGTEPLLRIMLEGPDKRQIAEMADDIAAMVKTEIGAEEEA; the protein is encoded by the coding sequence ATGAAGAAGAAGTTGTTCGGAACCGACGGGGTGCGAGGCGTTGCCAATATCCACCCGATGACCAGTGAAATCGCCATGCAGCTCGGACGGGCGGTGGCCTATATTTTCAAGGACGGTGTGAAGCGACATCGTATCGTCATCGGCAAGGATACCCGTCTTTCAGGTTATATGATTGAAAATGCCCTCGCCGCCGGGATCTGTTCCATGGGCGTTGACGTGTTGCTGGTCGGGCCCCTGCCGACCCCGGGCATCGCCTTTATCACCTCGTCGATGCGGGCCGATGCCGGGGTGGTGATCTCCGCGTCTCACAATCCCTATCAGGATAACGGCATCAAGTTTTTTTCCGGAGACGGATTTAAACTTCCCGATGAGCAGGAACTGAGTATCGAAGATCTGATTTTCTCGAAAAAAATCGATGCCCTGCGACCGATTGCCGCCGAGGTCGGCAAGGCCTTCCGTATCGATGATGCCGGCGGCCGTTACATCGTCTTCCTGAAAAATTCCTTTCCCCGTGATCTCGACCTTAAAGGTCTCAAGATTGTCCTTGATTGCGCCCATGGCGCCGCCTACAAGGTCGCACCGGCGGTGCTTGAGGAACTCGGGGCGGAGGTGGTTCGTCTCGGAGTGTCTCCGGACGGGACCAATATCAATGCCGGTTGCGGCAGCCTGCATCCCGAAGGGATTGCCGAAGCAGTGCGTGAGAATCGGGCTGATCTCGGTATTGCCTTAGATGGTGATGCTGACCGGGTTATCTTTGTCGATGAATTCGGCAACGAGGTCGACGGAGACCACATCATGGCGATCTGCGCCACCCGGATGCTCGACTCCGGAACGCTGGCCAACAACACGCTGGTGGCGACGGTGATGAGCAATCTCGGCCTCGAACTGGCGATGCGTGAGGCCGGCGGCCGGATGGTTCGTACCGCCGTCGGCGACCGCTACGTGGTCGAGGAAATGCGCCGTAACGGCTACAATTTCGGTGGCGAGCAGTCGGGGCACATGATTTTTCTTGATCACAATACCACCGGCGACGGTATGCTCTCCGCGCTGCAGGTGCTGGCGATCATGCAACGCAGCGGGCGCAGACTCTCGGAACTGGCCCGGGTGATGACCGCTCTGCCTCAGGTGCTGGTCAACGTCCGGGTTGCCGAAAGACGCGATCTTTCGGGATGCCCCGGTGTGCAGAAAGCTGTTGCCGCGGTGGAGCAGAAGCTCGGTCGGGAAGGGCGGGTGCTGATCCGTTATTCGGGTACCGAACCGTTGCTGCGGATCATGCTGGAAGGGCCTGACAAACGGCAGATTGCCGAAATGGCGGATGACATCGCGGCCATGGTCAAAACTGAAATCGGCGCGGAAGAGGAGGCTTGA
- a CDS encoding SPOR domain-containing protein: MAQAQRVVSRTQRRMERKQAVILVLLVLVVSLASFSLGVMVGRSGGRAPSPVVRMDQPLSLPKADSAGAASTPATGQSPPAATTDVVSGAQAPAAAAEGAPDKLTFYDTLPRGEQPLGSGINLPPATTPAPSSLPEKEAAATRPVRQARPTAVSKPAVPAPRTTSSAAPVSGPGYVVQIASFQKVEQATALRNRLAGKGYVTFVKRADLGSKGIWHRVYAGPYSERGLADKAAGRLRKEEKFSPLVRKR, translated from the coding sequence ATGGCTCAAGCTCAGAGAGTTGTTTCGCGCACGCAGCGACGCATGGAACGTAAACAGGCGGTGATCCTGGTGCTGCTGGTGCTGGTGGTGTCGCTGGCGAGTTTTTCGCTCGGGGTCATGGTCGGCCGCAGCGGCGGTCGCGCGCCGTCGCCGGTTGTCCGGATGGATCAGCCCCTGTCCCTGCCGAAAGCCGATTCAGCGGGGGCGGCGTCGACTCCCGCGACGGGGCAATCCCCCCCGGCGGCAACGACCGATGTGGTTTCCGGCGCCCAGGCTCCGGCCGCCGCCGCTGAAGGCGCGCCCGACAAGCTGACCTTTTACGACACCCTGCCGCGCGGCGAGCAGCCGCTCGGCAGTGGCATCAACCTGCCGCCGGCGACAACACCCGCACCGTCGTCACTCCCGGAAAAGGAGGCTGCTGCCACCAGACCGGTCCGCCAGGCCCGCCCGACGGCGGTGTCGAAACCGGCTGTGCCCGCGCCGCGCACGACGTCTTCCGCCGCACCCGTTTCGGGGCCTGGTTACGTGGTGCAGATCGCCTCCTTCCAGAAGGTGGAACAGGCGACCGCGTTGCGCAACCGGTTGGCCGGCAAGGGCTATGTGACCTTTGTCAAGCGGGCCGATCTCGGCAGCAAGGGGATCTGGCACCGGGTTTACGCCGGGCCGTACAGTGAGCGCGGGCTTGCTGACAAGGCCGCCGGACGATTGCGCAAGGAAGAAAAATTTTCACCGCTGGTGCGCAAACGCTGA
- a CDS encoding pyridoxine 5'-phosphate synthase translates to MAKLGVNVDHVATVRQARGVSEPDPVIAASLAELAGAHGITVHLREDRRHIQDRDVRLLRQTVQSRLNLEMAATDEMVGIALDILPDSATLVPEKREELTTEGGLDVCLHRNLIKKQTGLLRQAGISVSLFIDPDIEQVKAAHRAGADFIEIHTGSYCEARTDQLRRQELEKIETALRAGRKLGLGVNAGHGLNYQNVDKVAALSGFHEFNIGHSIISRAVLVGMERAVREMLALIS, encoded by the coding sequence GTGGCAAAACTAGGTGTCAATGTTGATCATGTGGCCACGGTGCGTCAGGCCCGCGGCGTCAGTGAACCCGACCCGGTTATCGCCGCGTCTCTGGCGGAACTTGCCGGAGCCCACGGTATCACCGTGCATCTGCGCGAAGATCGCCGCCATATCCAGGATCGTGACGTGCGTCTGCTTCGGCAGACAGTACAGTCACGGCTCAACCTGGAGATGGCGGCAACGGACGAGATGGTCGGGATCGCGCTTGATATTCTCCCCGACAGTGCCACCCTGGTCCCGGAAAAACGCGAGGAATTGACCACCGAGGGCGGGCTGGATGTCTGCCTGCATCGGAACCTGATCAAGAAACAGACCGGCCTTCTGCGGCAGGCCGGTATCAGTGTCAGCCTTTTCATCGACCCTGACATCGAGCAGGTCAAGGCGGCCCATCGGGCCGGCGCCGACTTTATTGAAATCCATACAGGATCCTATTGCGAGGCGCGGACCGACCAGCTTCGCCGTCAGGAGCTGGAGAAGATCGAAACCGCCCTGCGGGCCGGTCGCAAGCTTGGCCTCGGGGTCAACGCCGGACATGGTCTCAATTACCAGAACGTCGATAAAGTCGCGGCGCTGAGCGGGTTTCATGAATTCAATATCGGTCACAGCATCATCTCCAGAGCGGTGCTGGTCGGCATGGAGCGCGCGGTGCGTGAGATGCTGGCGCTGATCAGCTGA
- the tilS gene encoding tRNA lysidine(34) synthetase TilS, which yields MFQQFLAALQGPCRLAAGTRLVVACSGGADSMALLQLLALAAPALDLHLVVAHLDHGLRPESGEDARFVVAQADRLGLQCFVEREDVAGAAAGGNLEAVARRVRRSFLRRVAERTDCSRIALGHHRDDQAETVLFRILRGCGTTGLAAMAPCDPPFLRPLLGFSRDQLRAFLRDRQLAWREDRSNRDLARTRNRLRHQVLPLLSEIQSDAPGKLAELAARAGRDEDYWRQMVDDWTGFHVHSEADGAWLSLASLAQQHPALRQRIWLQLLRRYGGRDDYGEVHLIACERLLEAARPQLAVDLPGLWVARRYDRVLLRRQPPEIPGEWQIEVAAPGVYPLPGGRFLRLAYAEKGRSPGENEVEFSADQIRFPLWLRNRRPGDRFYPCGAPGQRKLKDYFIAARLSHEQRAGQALLVGDRILWVVGLRRCHGLVAEEGEKVLRCSLVRGLGGDKTA from the coding sequence GTGTTTCAGCAATTCCTTGCCGCCCTGCAGGGGCCATGTCGTCTTGCCGCCGGAACCCGGCTGGTCGTGGCCTGCTCCGGCGGCGCCGATTCGATGGCGCTGTTGCAGCTGCTTGCCCTGGCGGCCCCGGCCCTGGATCTTCATCTCGTGGTGGCTCACCTGGATCATGGTCTGCGTCCGGAGAGTGGTGAGGACGCACGATTTGTCGTTGCACAGGCCGATCGTCTCGGTCTGCAATGCTTTGTCGAACGGGAGGATGTCGCTGGTGCCGCCGCCGGCGGGAATCTCGAAGCCGTTGCCCGGCGGGTACGACGCAGTTTTCTTCGCCGGGTGGCGGAACGGACCGATTGCAGTCGTATTGCTCTTGGTCACCACCGCGATGATCAGGCGGAAACGGTCCTGTTCCGCATTTTACGCGGTTGCGGCACCACCGGTCTGGCCGCCATGGCGCCTTGTGATCCCCCTTTTCTCCGCCCCCTGCTGGGCTTTTCCCGTGATCAGTTGCGGGCTTTTCTGCGTGATCGGCAACTGGCGTGGCGGGAGGACCGCAGCAACCGTGACCTGGCCCGGACCCGTAACCGTCTGCGTCATCAGGTTCTGCCCCTGTTAAGTGAAATTCAGTCGGATGCGCCTGGGAAGTTGGCCGAACTGGCCGCCCGGGCGGGGCGGGACGAGGATTACTGGCGGCAGATGGTTGACGACTGGACCGGCTTTCATGTTCACTCCGAGGCCGACGGTGCGTGGCTGTCGCTGGCCTCTCTGGCGCAACAGCATCCCGCGCTGAGGCAGAGGATCTGGCTGCAGTTGCTGCGGCGGTACGGCGGTCGGGATGATTACGGTGAAGTTCATCTGATCGCATGCGAGAGATTGCTCGAAGCCGCCCGTCCGCAGTTGGCGGTCGATCTGCCCGGACTTTGGGTGGCGCGTCGTTACGACCGGGTGCTGCTGCGCCGGCAGCCCCCGGAAATTCCCGGCGAGTGGCAGATTGAGGTTGCCGCCCCGGGAGTCTACCCGCTTCCCGGCGGCCGGTTTCTGCGATTGGCTTACGCGGAAAAGGGCAGGTCCCCGGGAGAGAATGAGGTTGAATTCTCCGCGGATCAAATCCGTTTTCCCCTGTGGTTGCGGAACCGACGTCCCGGAGACCGTTTTTACCCTTGCGGCGCCCCCGGTCAGCGCAAGCTAAAGGATTATTTCATTGCCGCCAGGTTGAGCCATGAACAGCGGGCCGGTCAGGCGCTGCTGGTCGGGGACCGGATCCTCTGGGTCGTCGGGTTGCGCCGGTGCCACGGGCTGGTTGCCGAAGAGGGTGAAAAAGTGCTGCGGTGCTCGCTTGTCCGGGGGCTCGGAGGGGACAAAACTGCTTGA
- the cdaA gene encoding diadenylate cyclase CdaA — protein MGGLIDALHDFRWLLDALDIGLVAFIIYRIILLIKGTRAVQMLLGLAVVLIVYVVSQATGLYTLHWLLDNFLSSIILVIVVIFQNDIRRALIHVGRNPFFADMSYREESAIMGELVKACVIMAGKRIGALIVIERETGLNDFLEVGVEIDAQVNCELIISIFNPKAPIHDGALVLQEGRLKRAGCFLPLTQDTTVSKALGTRHRAAIGLTELVDALAIVVSEETGKISVVIGGRITRDLDSNGLKRVLKKLLEPKSRKTRKSPKKR, from the coding sequence ATGGGCGGTCTGATTGACGCACTGCATGATTTTCGCTGGTTGCTCGATGCACTCGATATCGGGCTGGTGGCGTTTATTATCTATCGCATCATCCTGTTGATCAAAGGCACCCGCGCGGTGCAGATGCTGCTCGGCCTGGCGGTGGTTCTGATCGTCTATGTCGTCTCCCAGGCCACCGGGCTCTATACCCTGCACTGGCTGCTCGATAATTTCCTCTCTTCAATCATCCTGGTGATCGTTGTCATCTTCCAGAATGATATCCGGCGGGCGTTGATTCACGTCGGTCGGAATCCCTTTTTTGCCGATATGTCGTATCGGGAAGAGAGCGCGATCATGGGGGAGCTGGTCAAGGCCTGTGTCATTATGGCCGGCAAGCGCATCGGCGCGCTGATCGTCATTGAACGCGAAACCGGGCTCAACGATTTTCTTGAGGTTGGCGTCGAGATTGACGCCCAGGTCAATTGCGAGCTTATCATTTCCATTTTCAATCCCAAGGCCCCGATCCACGACGGCGCGCTGGTTCTGCAGGAGGGCCGCCTGAAACGTGCCGGCTGTTTTCTGCCGCTGACCCAGGATACCACCGTCAGCAAGGCTCTCGGAACCCGGCATCGCGCTGCTATCGGGCTCACCGAGCTGGTCGATGCTCTGGCGATTGTCGTGTCGGAGGAAACCGGCAAGATTTCGGTGGTTATCGGCGGGCGGATTACTCGTGATCTCGATTCTAACGGCTTGAAACGGGTGTTGAAGAAACTGCTGGAGCCGAAGAGTCGCAAGACCCGGAAATCCCCGAAGAAACGGTGA